In one window of Polaromonas naphthalenivorans CJ2 DNA:
- a CDS encoding response regulator — MSDKLILVVEDNPDHLELTVLTLEELGLNAEIAVARDGAAALDYLFGQGQHAGRDVRRQPAFVLLDMKLPKLSGLDVLRSVRSNPLTALVPVIMLTSSSEHSDMVACYQSGANSFVRKPVDFVDFTEKLNRLQAYWLGVNESLAAV, encoded by the coding sequence ATGTCGGATAAGCTGATACTTGTTGTTGAAGACAACCCGGACCATCTGGAGCTGACAGTATTAACACTGGAGGAGTTGGGCTTGAACGCCGAGATCGCCGTGGCCCGCGATGGTGCCGCGGCACTTGACTACCTGTTTGGCCAGGGCCAGCACGCCGGCCGTGATGTCCGTCGGCAACCGGCCTTTGTCCTGCTCGACATGAAGCTGCCCAAGCTCTCCGGGCTTGACGTCTTGCGCAGCGTTCGCAGCAATCCCCTGACGGCGCTGGTGCCGGTGATCATGCTGACTTCTTCCAGTGAACATTCGGACATGGTCGCCTGCTACCAGAGCGGGGCCAACAGCTTTGTTCGCAAGCCCGTCGATTTTGTCGATTTCACCGAAAAACTCAACCGTTTGCAGGCGTACTGGCTGGGTGTGAATGAGTCGCTGGCGGCGGTTTGA